Within Romboutsia sp. CE17, the genomic segment AATTCTCCCTATTTCTAAATCTCTAAAAGCTTTATCAAAAGTATCATATAAAATAGGTTCTTTATTTTTAATAGTTTCAACAAATGAAGTATCTTTCAAAATTGCTTCCATACCAGATGAGTCTGATTGAGTACCAACTGATTTTCCTGATAAATCTGATTTAGTATTTATATTGGAATCTTTTAGAGTTACTATTATTTGCTTATTATCTAAATAAGGATCTGTATATGATGTATTTAATCTTCTTTCTTCTGTTAATGTATATCCATTCCATATTGCATCAATATTGCCAGAGTTAAGTTCAGCTTCTTTCATAGACCAATCAATAGATTGGAACTTAATATTCATATTTAATCTTTTACCAACTTCTTTTGCTATCTCAACATCAAAACCTGATGTTTCTCCATTTTCATCTAAAAATCCCATAGGAACAAAGGTATTATCATATCCTATTACTATCTCTTCTTTAGATTCATCTAATTTATCTGATGTATTAGAACATCCTACTAAACCATTTATACACAATATAGTTGTTAATACTAAAGTAAATTTTTTTAATTTATTTATTTTCATAATTTTAATCTCCTTTTATTATTTGAAAATTCCGAATATTAATTTTACATCTGTATGCTTAGTAATTTAATATTTAATAATTTTGGGCCCTTAAAATTATTTATATATTAAAAAACTCCCGTCTATAGCCTAAAGCCATAGGACGGGAGTTAACTCACGTGGTTCCACCTATTTTTATTAATGCCTCGCGACATTAACCTCATCAAGTACTGCAAGTTAAATTTGCTAATACTCTAGCACGATAACGGGTGCAAGGAATCCGATACAGCCTACTAAAATTATTTTTCGGTGTATTGCTCAAAGATGTGTTCAATATATTATCAATATTTCCTTTCACCTAGCGGAAACTCTCTGAAAAAGATATATATATTTACTATTTCTTATCACAGCATTTAAAATAACTTATTTAATTTATGTTTAAATATTAAGTCATTATTTTTAAAATGTCAACTATTTTTATTATTATTATTTTATTATTATTCTATGATTTATAAGACTTAAATGATACTATTAATAAAATTAATGGAAATAATTCTAACCTTCCTGCCAACATATCAAAAATTAAAGTAAGTTTAGATATATC encodes:
- a CDS encoding amino acid ABC transporter substrate-binding protein: MKINKLKKFTLVLTTILCINGLVGCSNTSDKLDESKEEIVIGYDNTFVPMGFLDENGETSGFDVEIAKEVGKRLNMNIKFQSIDWSMKEAELNSGNIDAIWNGYTLTEERRLNTSYTDPYLDNKQIIVTLKDSNINTKSDLSGKSVGTQSDSSGMEAILKDTSFVETIKNKEPILYDTFDKAFRDLEIGRIDALVADEVLARYYISQKDEDIYNILEEDFGKEAFVVGFRKDNTKLRDKVNSALNEMKNDGTFDEIYSKWFK